TCAAAGAAATAGCCGGTTTTCTGACCTTCTTCGATATCGACACGAATACGCAGGCCGTTCTCCCAAATATCCACATGCTTGGAGCACTCGCCATAAAGTAAACCCTTGATCTGTTTCAGCCCTTCAAGCTCACGGATCGGCACGTCGCTGCGCTCATAGATGCCTTTAGGATTCATGACTTGAATTAAAGCATTAACGATCTGCTCTCTGCAGCGATCCATCCCCATCGTCAGAATCTGAACAACCAGGGTATCCTCGAATTTATCAACGATCAGTCCCGGCAAAAAGTCCGCTTCCCCATACACCAATCGATACGACTGCGCGCCTTTCACGAACCGGGAGCGATGCTGATAGCAGCGAGTGAATCTCTCCACGAAAAACTCAGTTGTCATCGCTTCAAGTGGTTTATAAGAGACGATTCGAACTGTAATTTGCGATGCCTCGTTAAAATAACCAGTTGCCAAATATTGCCCTTGATGCGTTTGAACCGGGACAAGTTGCCCAGGCTCAATTTCTCCGTCCACGCGTTCGATTTCACTTTTGTACACCCAGGGATGACCTTGCTCCAAACGGGGTTTGCGTTTTTTAAATAGAAATACTGCTGCCATGGTGATCTTAGCCGTCCTTTGCGTGAACCCGTTCACTCTCGCTAGCTTGCTTGTCATGCTTGTCTGTACGGTCACATATATTGGTTGAAAAAAGTAGTTCGCCCACGAAGGAGACCTCTACGATGTTAAATACGATTATCGTGCCTGTGTTAACAGGCTTAGCTTTGTTTCTTTTTGGAATGAAGCTGATGGAAAGCGCGCTTCAATCCTGGGCAGGCCCACGCCTCCAGCTGTGGCTGGAGCGATTTACCCGTACGCCGGTGCGCGGCCTCGCCACGGGCACCGTGCTCACGGCGGCGCTGCAGAGCAGCACCGCCATTACCGTAATAGCCATCGGCCTCGTCGGCGCTGGCGTCCTGACCTTCCCGAGAACGCTCGGCGTCATTCTCGGCACGAACATCGGCACGTGCCTCACCACCGAGCTGATCGGACTCAGCCTCGGAGGCATCGGCGTGCCGATCCTGCTCGCAAGTGCTGGCGTCTGGCTCGCCAGCTGGCTTGCCGGACCCTTGCGCCCTTCTGCGACGCAAGGACCTTTGCGCAGCATCCGCTACGGATCGCTGGCGGTCTCTGGCTTTGCTCTCGTGCTGCTCGGCATCGAGATCATGCAAACCATCGGGCCTGCGCTGCAGTCCCGCGGGCTCTTCGCCTGGTTCGTGCAGGAAGCGCAAACCAGTCTGCTGTGGGGCATCATCGCCGGCGCTGCGGTCACCGCGCTAGTCCACAGCAGCGCTGCGGTCATTGCGATGGCTATGGGCCTCGCCGCGGTGCAAGGCATCCCCGTCGAACTTGGCGTTGCCATTACCATCGGTGCCAATGTAGGCACCTGTGTAACGGCGCTGATCGCCGGGATGAGCAGTTCACGCGCCGGACGATACGTCGCCTGGTCGCATATCCTCCTGAATGTCGGAGGCGCAGTGCTCTTCTACCCGTTCATCCACCAACTGGTCAGCCTTTCAGCCCTGCTCGCCAATGATCCGTCCGAACAAATCGCCAGATCTCAAACGATCTTCAATGTCGCTTGCTCTTTGCTAGCCCTGCCGCTCTGTTATCTTAATATGTGGAAGCGCCTTGAGTTCCGTTCACAATAGCTACACCGGAGCTGGTTCCTAATCTTGTTGCACCGGCTTCGATCATCGCGATAGCAGTTTGCAAATCTCTGACGCCACCGGATGCTTTGACACCAATCGTATCGGATACGTTGTTACGCATCAAGCGAACGTCTTCCACTGTCGCTCCGCCTGGACCAAAGCCCGTCGACGTTTTCACGAAATGAGCGCCTGCTTCTTCGGAAAGACGGCAAGCCGCCCTTTTTTGCTCGTCATTCAAGAATCCGGTTTCCATAATAACTTTCACGATCGCTTTGCCTTTAACGGCTTCAACCACTTGCTGAATATCGGATCGAACAGCCTCGAAGTCGCCTTCAAGAAGCAATCCGATCGGCAATACCGTATCGATTTCAGCAGCACCTTGCTCCACAGCCTTGGCCGCTTCGTAAGCTTTCACTTCACTTAAGCTTGCGCCAAGCGGAAATCCAACGACAGCAGCAACTTTCACTCCTGTGCCTTCGAGCGCTTTGGCCGCTGTCGCAACGAACTGTGAATTTACACAAACGCTAAAAAATTGATGCTGCGCAGCTTCCTCGCACAATGTATGAATGGCAGCTGTACTTGCATCCGGTTTTAACAACGTATGATCAATATATTTTGCAATTTCCTTTGCGCTTAATGTAGCCATGGAAAAGCACCTCTTTACGTATATTGGTTTGATTAGGGTCATCCTTCAAGTAGAAAACCTCTATCGTAGTCATTCGGGAATGAGCGACCACGCTTAGAGGTAGGTTTTATCGCTGAAAATATTTTATAAATTAACAACTGCAGCTGTTTCCATCACGCGAACCAACTGCCCCTTGCTTTCATTAACGCCGGCTTCTGTAACTTTCACTCTGCATACTTGACCGATCATGTCTTCAGAACCTTCGAATACTAGCTGAACATAGTTATCCGAATATCCGCTGAATAAACCACTGTCAGGAGCACCTTTGTAAGCACGTTCTGGGATAACTTCCAGCACGTCACCCACGAACTTCTGCGCATAAGCCAACTGCATCTTCTCTGAAAGATCAATCAACTCATGAACGCGAGCATTCTTGATCTCTTCATCAACTTGATCTTCCATACGAGCAGCAGGTGTGCCTGTCCGCTTGGAATAAGGGAATACATGCATCTCAGAGAATTTCATACGTTCCATGAAAGCTAAGCCCTCGCGGAACATTTCCTCTGTCTCGCCAGGGAACCCGACAATGACGTCTGTTGTAATCGCAACATCCGGCATAATTTCGTGCAGACGCTCAATTTTCCCGGCAAATTCAGCCGTTGTATACTTTCTGCGCATACGAGCCAGAACTTGATCGTCCCCTGCTTGCAGCGGGATATGGAGATGACGGCACATTTTGTCCGACGACTTCAAAACTTCAATGACTTCATCTGTAATTTGGCTGGCTTCGATGGACGAAATTCGAATTCGTTTCAATCCTTCGACTTTATCCAGATCCCAAAGCAGCTTCGCCAAGCTGTAATCCTCAATATCTTCGCCATAACCGCCTGTATGGATACCCGTCAGGACGATCTCCTGATATCCTGCCGCCACTAACTGTCTAGCTTGCGCTATGACGCTTTGAGGCTCACGGCTGCGCATCAGACCCCGCGACCATGGAATAATGCAGAAGGTGCAGAAATTGTTGCAGCCTTCTTGAATTTTCAGAAACGCCCTCGTCCGATCTGCGAAATCAGGTACATCCAATTCCTCAAACTGACGTGTTTTCATGATATTGCGAACCGCATTAATCGGCTGACGATCCTGCTCGAATTGCTTGATCAAAGGAAGAATTTTCTCGCGATCCTGTGTCCCAATGACCATATCTACGCCCGGAATCGCCATAATTTCCGCAGGTGACGTCTGTGCATAACAGCCAGTTACCGCAACAATCGCTTCCGGATTCCGGCGAATTGCCCGACGAATCATCTGTCTGCTCTTCTTGTCACCTGTATTTGTAACGGTACATGTGTTAACGACATACACATCCGCGGTCTGTTCGAAGTCAACCTGCTCATAACCCTCATTTTTGAATAACTGCCAAATGGCCTCTGTATCATAGAAATTTACTTTGCATCCTAGTGTATGAAACGCTACCGTTGCCATAACGCTTATCCTCCCATCTCTCCGGTTTCATAGAAAAGACACGTAAGCCCTACCATTGCAGCAGTCTCCGTGCGTAAAATACGTGATCCCAGCGACACCGATTGAAATCCCGCCTCTTCAGCTTGCACGATTTCCTGTTCGGTAAATCCGCCTTCCGGCCCTACTGCGATCACGACTTGTTGTCCTGCTCCCAATTTGCCTTGGGCTAGCGCCTGTTGAATGGCCGGCCTTAGTTGCTGTCCATCTTCTTTCTCGTAACAAATCCAAGCCACATCGGCTTCCTTCGCCCGCTGCAGCAGCTGCTTCCATGAATGCACCGACTCGACTTGCGGAACGCGATTCCGATGCGCTTGTTCGGCAGCTTCCTTGGCAATTTTTTGCCAACGTTCCGAACGCTTGGCTTCTTTCTTGGCATCATACTGTACAATCGTTCGATCTGATAAAAAAGGAAGAAACCGGGCTGCCCCGATCTCGGTCCCTTTTTGAATAATCACTTCCATTTTGTCGCCTTTCGGCAAGCTCTGCGCAATCCACACCTGAACGGCCGCTTCCGCGTCCATCGTCAGCTCTTCCACGATTTCTGCGGTGACACGTCCTTTGTCCAGCTCCGCAATACGCACAAGCACCTCACGGTCCACACCATTGCTGCATATGACTTTGTCGCCGATTTCTGCGCGCATGACTCTCGCCAAATGATGGGCGTCGTCGCCCTCGATGGTGACGGTCTGTGTTGTCAGATGAAACTGCTCAGGCGGGAGAAAATATCGCTGCATAGTTAAAGCCTCTCTATCTACGTTCATGTCTGTGATTAATGGAAAGTTCCACTCACCATCATACCTTTTTTGGTCATGAAAATCTACCTTGGTTTATTGTGAGCTTACATACCTAGAATCCAATTAATGGGCATTGATAATAAACGAATAATATCTGAACCTAAGCTT
Above is a genomic segment from Paenibacillus sp. HWE-109 containing:
- the deoC gene encoding deoxyribose-phosphate aldolase produces the protein MATLSAKEIAKYIDHTLLKPDASTAAIHTLCEEAAQHQFFSVCVNSQFVATAAKALEGTGVKVAAVVGFPLGASLSEVKAYEAAKAVEQGAAEIDTVLPIGLLLEGDFEAVRSDIQQVVEAVKGKAIVKVIMETGFLNDEQKRAACRLSEEAGAHFVKTSTGFGPGGATVEDVRLMRNNVSDTIGVKASGGVRDLQTAIAMIEAGATRLGTSSGVAIVNGTQGASTY
- a CDS encoding 16S rRNA (uracil(1498)-N(3))-methyltransferase, encoding MQRYFLPPEQFHLTTQTVTIEGDDAHHLARVMRAEIGDKVICSNGVDREVLVRIAELDKGRVTAEIVEELTMDAEAAVQVWIAQSLPKGDKMEVIIQKGTEIGAARFLPFLSDRTIVQYDAKKEAKRSERWQKIAKEAAEQAHRNRVPQVESVHSWKQLLQRAKEADVAWICYEKEDGQQLRPAIQQALAQGKLGAGQQVVIAVGPEGGFTEQEIVQAEEAGFQSVSLGSRILRTETAAMVGLTCLFYETGEMGG
- a CDS encoding Na/Pi cotransporter family protein, with translation MLNTIIVPVLTGLALFLFGMKLMESALQSWAGPRLQLWLERFTRTPVRGLATGTVLTAALQSSTAITVIAIGLVGAGVLTFPRTLGVILGTNIGTCLTTELIGLSLGGIGVPILLASAGVWLASWLAGPLRPSATQGPLRSIRYGSLAVSGFALVLLGIEIMQTIGPALQSRGLFAWFVQEAQTSLLWGIIAGAAVTALVHSSAAVIAMAMGLAAVQGIPVELGVAITIGANVGTCVTALIAGMSSSRAGRYVAWSHILLNVGGAVLFYPFIHQLVSLSALLANDPSEQIARSQTIFNVACSLLALPLCYLNMWKRLEFRSQ
- the mtaB gene encoding tRNA (N(6)-L-threonylcarbamoyladenosine(37)-C(2))-methylthiotransferase MtaB; this encodes MATVAFHTLGCKVNFYDTEAIWQLFKNEGYEQVDFEQTADVYVVNTCTVTNTGDKKSRQMIRRAIRRNPEAIVAVTGCYAQTSPAEIMAIPGVDMVIGTQDREKILPLIKQFEQDRQPINAVRNIMKTRQFEELDVPDFADRTRAFLKIQEGCNNFCTFCIIPWSRGLMRSREPQSVIAQARQLVAAGYQEIVLTGIHTGGYGEDIEDYSLAKLLWDLDKVEGLKRIRISSIEASQITDEVIEVLKSSDKMCRHLHIPLQAGDDQVLARMRRKYTTAEFAGKIERLHEIMPDVAITTDVIVGFPGETEEMFREGLAFMERMKFSEMHVFPYSKRTGTPAARMEDQVDEEIKNARVHELIDLSEKMQLAYAQKFVGDVLEVIPERAYKGAPDSGLFSGYSDNYVQLVFEGSEDMIGQVCRVKVTEAGVNESKGQLVRVMETAAVVNL